GAGCATCAGCGGTCGCCGAATCTGGAATACGCATTAGCGCTTCAGCTAAACACATCAATAAAATACCTTCATGGGTATCTAGGCTGTATTCAAGTAGAAGTGCATCGATCATTTGCACCGCTTTTTTATCGGCACGAATGGCTTTAATAAGCTGTGTGGTTTGAGTTTCGATCGATTGCTTTTCTTGCTCACTTGGCATTGCAAGCGGCAAAAGTTGCTGTAACCAAGAAGATTCATCCACCATATACAATGGCGAGATATAAGACCATAACGTCGATAATGGTTGCTGATTAAATTCCGCGTTCAACACATCTGTTGCTGTAAACATGTATTTTCCTCATACAAATCGGAACAATGAAATACTTTGATTTGAAGTGTAGAGCCAAAACTGGAATTATATTTGAATAAATCTACGCTAAATTTGTCAAAAACTCCGCTAGATAACAAATATCCAACAAGATCACACAAATTCAGCCACAATTGAAGAAGGAAACGCTAGAGCGTTCGTAGCAATCTTAATGTTCCTTCCTAAATTGAGAAGGCGACATTCCGACTAATCGAGTAAAGGTATGGGTAAAAACGCTTTGATCTGAAAATCCGGTCACCTCGGCAATATGACCAATACTGTATTGCCCTTCTTGAATCAAGCGCTTTGATTCCTCCACCCGTTTAAGCAAGACGTATTGATGCGGTGTCATCCCAACTTGCGCTTTGAATAGCAAATAGAATTGGCTTTCACCAAGAAAAGAACTGGCCGATAAATCAGCCACTTTGATTTTAGAAGCTAGATGTTGCTCAATGTAGCGATCGATCAATTCCATATTGAGGCGATGACCTTTCTTGTACATTTCGAACTTTTTAACATGTCGGTGCAGCAATGCGATGATGGTATCTTGGCAGGCGCGACATAGCAGTAAATCATCAGGGCTGGATTTAATTTCATGCACCAGCATCTGAATCAGTTGCTGAATTTGGAAATCGAGTTGAAAGTACACTTCTTCTGATAATAAGTCTTCGAGCAGATGGGAGACTTGCGAATCTTGCTCACCAATATCAAGAAAATTCAGCACCAAAATATCCGATAACCCAATACCACCGAAGCTGTGCTCTGAGGAAGCTCGTACAATACATCCTTGCCCTGGGCCAATCAGGTTGACCTCCCCTTCCACATCAAATTCTGCTCGGCCGGATAAGCCAATCACAATTTGAGTATAATCATGCTGGTGGCGGTCCATCTGGCTCGGTAATGTGATGACTTGAGCGGGCTTAGGCGGCTCAGGATGCAATTCATCGTAAGTGGCCAAAATGTTGCTCCTCCCTGAATAACAAACTCAATAACCTCAGCTGCGTGTCATCATCTTGATCATAGTTCCGAAACGATGATCAAGATAACTTAAATTACGGTTAAAGTTGATTCAATTATTTCTAAATTTTATGGTGCAAGACGAGATATATCCCAAACCGCTTGTTCATCTTTGCTGTAGATGAATCGATCGTGCAGACGGTGCTTCCCACCCTGCCAGAATTCGATAGTATCGACTTTCACTCGATAGCCGCCCCAAAAAGTAGGGACAGGAATTTTTCCTTCCGCAAACTTGGCTTTTAATTCCATATATTTACCTTCCAACACACTGCGTGCTGAAATGCGACTACTTTGTTTACTTGCCCAAGCGGCGAGCTGACTTTCTTTCGGACGAGAAGTAAAGTATTTCATATTTTCTACCGCCGTTAACTTCTCAACATGGCCGGTAATATGAACTTGCCTTTCCATTGGGTGCCACGGAAAGTGTAGGCTAATTTTGTTATTGTGCTGCAAATGCTGCGCTTTACGACTACCTAAATTGGTGTAAAAAACGAAACCTTCGTCGTCCACATTTTTTAATAAAACAATACGTTGAAAAGGCTGGCCATGCTCGTCGACAGTCGCCACCGTCATTGCCGTAGGATCAGATAAACCAGCTTGGATGGCTTGCTCTAACCAAAGGTTAAATTGGTCAACTGGATTTTCAGCCAAGTCAGAACGCTTTAATGCGTCCATCGCGTACTCACGACGCATATCAGAAAGTTTCATGTTTTTTCCCTAACTCAATTTTTGATTATTCTGCGCTTATCAAGAAGTAACTGCAAGAACGTATTTACAGTGTAAATTGTTAGCCCAATTCAACTAGATCAACCAGCTCAAAAGTAGATTTACACTGTAAATTGTAATAACCATTGTTTAAGACTTTGTTCTATTTGCTTACGACCCGCAAGTTGATATTTGTTAGCGACCGTTTGCCAAGGAAGAAACAACATGACTTTATCAATGACTACCGGAAGCTGTGACTCCTGCAATTGATACCTGGCTGCTGCATGATAAGAAAGATATTGAAACATGAAGGCTTGAAAAATAGGAAGCGCAGTTTCAAAACTATTACCTCCTTGAGCGTAGTTACGCAAAATCGCAGGCAAGACAAATTCATCGCTATCACTATGCTCCAGTAATAATGCCGCTAATGACCCATGCTCGATAGATGGATATTGAAGTGGTAATACTGTTTGAAACGAAGACAAACAAGTGCGGTGAGCTGACTTAATCCAATCTTTAGATGATTCAGAAAGAGGCTTAACCATAAAGGCAGAATAACACCCACTAACATGGTCACGACGTGTGCCCAGAGCAACAAACTGAAACTCCGATTTCCAAAATGAAACTAATTCAGCCGTCGCCCCAAAGCTGACCGATAAGAAATCCACTTCGCCGCTCAGCAGCTCTGCTAATAAAGTTAAAGTCCTCGTGCCAATGCCTTTACTTTGCCATTCAGGATGAATCGCAATACGCATGATGCGAGCCGAGGTTTGTTCAGCTGGCTCAAACCACGCAAGATGATTAGCCAGATGTGATGCGGCTAAATGCCCTTTCGGTCTGCGTTTGCCAATCTGAATGTCAGTAATTAACTCTGGTGATAAACCGCCTTCAAAACTAACGAGCAAACAGCCTAACAGCAAAGAATAACCATCGTTCATTATTGCCTTCACTTGGTATATTTGTATCTCATCAGAATCCAGTACCTGCAAAACATCATTCGGTGACGTTTGATAATGTGCACTGACTAACAGACCAAAAATAGAAGCGTATAACTGAGGCTTTGTCACTAATTGGTGCTTATCTACTAAACTTAGGCTGATATTGTCACTCTGTATATCGGTTGCAGAAAAAGGAATTGAGGCGGATGATTCGGCTACATTCGACACATCAGAATGAAGTAAGAAAGCATCAAAACTCCACGCCTCTA
The Vibrio gangliei genome window above contains:
- the pdxH gene encoding pyridoxamine 5'-phosphate oxidase; translation: MKLSDMRREYAMDALKRSDLAENPVDQFNLWLEQAIQAGLSDPTAMTVATVDEHGQPFQRIVLLKNVDDEGFVFYTNLGSRKAQHLQHNNKISLHFPWHPMERQVHITGHVEKLTAVENMKYFTSRPKESQLAAWASKQSSRISARSVLEGKYMELKAKFAEGKIPVPTFWGGYRVKVDTIEFWQGGKHRLHDRFIYSKDEQAVWDISRLAP
- a CDS encoding GNAT family N-acetyltransferase, translated to MQVLQSLNDLASHLAQSHHRYAVKLTLGQSDLIHLLEQFSVQQAFEASEITWLGGEQASIESQFYSFKQGHQLLGRETKMLIVDLSVGFDANSFNAALGTLVGGGILFVLNADALNHSHASDWLIRQFQAWPQIVSLDQDLNWHLDEKVDSFNVQYHQQHNSQQHRAIEAIEKVMTGHRRRPLVMNANRGRGKTASLGMAAAKLMSQRVINIFVTAPSITALSPLFDFLERGVGELTWQSQQRTHWVLENGSQIRFISPDELYLNHIDADLLMVDEAAALPLPMLTHFVEHYHRMVLSSTIHGYEGCGRGFTLKFMSWLNQHRPGWKLLELTQPIRWAENDPLEAWSFDAFLLHSDVSNVAESSASIPFSATDIQSDNISLSLVDKHQLVTKPQLYASIFGLLVSAHYQTSPNDVLQVLDSDEIQIYQVKAIMNDGYSLLLGCLLVSFEGGLSPELITDIQIGKRRPKGHLAASHLANHLAWFEPAEQTSARIMRIAIHPEWQSKGIGTRTLTLLAELLSGEVDFLSVSFGATAELVSFWKSEFQFVALGTRRDHVSGCYSAFMVKPLSESSKDWIKSAHRTCLSSFQTVLPLQYPSIEHGSLAALLLEHSDSDEFVLPAILRNYAQGGNSFETALPIFQAFMFQYLSYHAAARYQLQESQLPVVIDKVMLFLPWQTVANKYQLAGRKQIEQSLKQWLLQFTV
- a CDS encoding helix-turn-helix transcriptional regulator, with product MATYDELHPEPPKPAQVITLPSQMDRHQHDYTQIVIGLSGRAEFDVEGEVNLIGPGQGCIVRASSEHSFGGIGLSDILVLNFLDIGEQDSQVSHLLEDLLSEEVYFQLDFQIQQLIQMLVHEIKSSPDDLLLCRACQDTIIALLHRHVKKFEMYKKGHRLNMELIDRYIEQHLASKIKVADLSASSFLGESQFYLLFKAQVGMTPHQYVLLKRVEESKRLIQEGQYSIGHIAEVTGFSDQSVFTHTFTRLVGMSPSQFRKEH